A single window of Ornithorhynchus anatinus isolate Pmale09 chromosome 3, mOrnAna1.pri.v4, whole genome shotgun sequence DNA harbors:
- the LOC100087246 gene encoding mas-related G-protein coupled receptor member D-like: MAWVPPNVTVYDPSVSDPLTTGNFLSSTQKPLECPETKSTVHYIMVCLDLIVSLAGLAGNGLVLWILGFRLERPPLTLYILHLAIADSCYLLCQIGLSFLVILQLVRYDIIIRKVLFTVSLFTFSLGLGLLSALSTERCLTILFPIWHRCHRPKSLSANVCALLWVLDALLILLCVFFCELTVHSKVCITVLAVWSSLVALMLFLVVLSNIALLISIRCRSQRRQPSRLYVTILLNILVFLFCATPFGINKLISLWVNCTPSHYFLASQFLSCLNSSANPVIYVLVGRWGKRRSHEPLARVLHKAFEDHPEPRELGETSTTATTEVSS; encoded by the coding sequence ATGGCCTGGGTACCCCCAAATGTGACTGTGTATGACCCCAGTGTGAGCGACCCTTTAACCACCGGGAACTTTTTAAGTTCAACTCAGAAGCCCTTGGAATGCCCAGAAACCAAGTCTACAGTGCACTACATCATGGTCTGCCTGGACCTGATCGTCAGCCTGGCAGGGCTGGCGGGGAACGGCCTCGTCCTCTGGATCCTCGGCTTCCGCCTCGAGAGGCCCCCGCTCACCCTCTACATCCTCCACCTGGCCATCGCCGACTCCTGCTACCTCCTCTGCCAGATCGGACTCAGTTTCTTAGTGATTCTGCAATTAGTTAGGTACGACATAATCATACGTAAAGTTCTATTTACAGTTTCTCTTTTCACGTTCTCCCTCGGCCTGGGCCTGCTGTCCGCTCTCAGCACTGAGCGCTGCCTGaccatcctcttccccatctggcATCGCTGCCACCGGCCAAAGTCTCTGTCGGCCAACGTGTGCGCCCTGCTCTGGGTCCTGGATGCCCTCTTAATTTTGCTCTGTGTCTTCTTCTGTGAATTAACAGTCCACTCAAAGGTCTGCATAACAGTATTAGCTGTGTGGAGCTCACTGGTCGCCCTGATGCTGTTTCTGGTGGTCCTATCCAACATCGCTCTGCTCATCAGCATCCGGTGCCGATCCCAGCGCCGGCAGCCCTCGCGGCTCTACGTCACCATCTTGCTCAACATCCTGGTCTTTCTTTTCTGtgccactccctttggcatcaacAAGTTAATTTCTCTTTGGGTTAATTGTACACCTTCCCATTACTTTCTGGCCTCTCAGTTCTTGTCCTGCTTGAATAGCAGCGCCAACCCCGTCATCTATGTCCTGGTGGGCCGCTGGGGGAAGCGGAGGTCACATGAGCCACTCGCCAGGGTCCTACACAAGGCATTTGAGGACCACCCGGAGcccagagagctgggggagacctCCACCACAGCCACCACAGAGGTGTCATCCTAA